In a single window of the Candidatus Methylomirabilota bacterium genome:
- a CDS encoding glutaredoxin family protein, giving the protein KLGYRATPVTVIDGEVVVGFDRGKLQRLLGLS; this is encoded by the coding sequence AAGCTCGGCTACCGGGCGACACCCGTGACAGTCATCGACGGCGAGGTCGTCGTCGGTTTCGATCGAGGGAAACTTCAGCGACTGCTCGGGCTCAGCTAA